The Amblyomma americanum isolate KBUSLIRL-KWMA chromosome 6, ASM5285725v1, whole genome shotgun sequence genome has a window encoding:
- the LOC144095307 gene encoding solute carrier family 22 member 6-B-like — protein sequence MREPNLKDGRGSIQASISVPFTKRSEDRRFAERMAQNTYVFGDGRFQVLLLLFAQAAIFVSFAQTSTQISYYFPIAYWCRPPSEYSYMSTGQWFNSSIPRRPDGSYNHCSRYDGPHPVDSKDNATEIPCEHWDYNRSAHGYSVIMEWDLVCNRAWLLSLSEVAFMTGSVVCVPLMGLASDRFGRRPVLCGAAFVLFWSAVAQCFAQSLDTFVILRSLSSASASVLGLTTSVVLFESTPPGRREAFVALAVCMPTVLAPTYVTTLAAITFHWRNLHLAIAAPSLLLIVTVYLTGESLQWLIMHARSEEAERVALWAARVSNEDARLVKLRVQAVIEALLLTDKARAALPPDFSSLNAGTMRSRSLVIFGCWLFSHIAHHSPNADLVSNVLRDMKWAARLLNALAMVASYFVTTTYGHRYPFVVISLLYSLFVTAQSMLTLSALLTPLAWSIAVAYTLFNMAYVSLYIHTVDTFPAHVRNTGFSVAHMGGSLGAMLAGLVKQVEIRLPPNMKALPRAAIGMGIAGLSVGVLFLPKDVAGGPLDEPKDNASPLGRLSMLAVTPDQPKFSDTSRQASGKPTT from the coding sequence ATGCGTGAACCCAACTTGAAAGATGGACGTGGCAGTATCCAGGCCAGTATCTCCGTCCCCTTCACCAAAAGGAGTGAGGACCGCCGCTTTGCGGAGCGCATGGCTCAAAACACCTACGTCTTCGGGGACGGTCGCTTTCAGGTACTCTTACTGCTGTTCGCCCAGGCCGCCATCTTTGTGTCGTTTGCGCAGACTTCCACCCAGATCTCATACTACTTCCCCATCGCCTACTGGTGTCGGCCGCCGTCGGAATACTCGTACATGTCCACGGGACAGTGGTTCAACTCCAGCATTCCGCGTCGGCCCGACGGCAGCTACAACCACTGCTCACGCTACGACGGGCCACACCCCGTGGATTCCAAGGACAACGCTACCGAAATTCCCTGCGAGCACTGGGACTACAACAGAAGCGCCCACGGCTACTCCGTTATCATGGAGTGGGATCTAGTCTGCAACAGAGCCTGGCTTCTGTCATTGTCTGAAGTGGCCTTCATGACTGGCAGCGTCGTGTGCGTCCCACTCATGGGGCTTGCCTCGGATCGATTTGGGCGCCGTCCTGTGCTGTGCGGGGCAGCTTTTGTGCTGTTCTGGTCCGCGGTTGCCCAGTGCTTCGCCCAGTCCTTGGACACGTTCGTGATACTGCGTTCCTTGTCGTCGGCATCCGCAAGTGTGCTGGGGCTTACCACCAGCGTTGTGCTCTTCGAATCAACACCACCAGGTAGACGTGAGGCGTTCGTAGCCCTGGCTGTCTGCATGCCAACAGTATTGGCTCCCACATACGTGACTACCTTGGCTGCCATCACCTTCCACTGGAGAAACCTTCATCTCGCTATAGCAGCGCCGTCTCTCCTGCTCATCGTCACGGTCTACCTGACAGGCGAGTCTCTTCAGTGGCTAATCATGCACGCCAGGAGTGAAGAAGCCGAGCGGGTGGCGCTCTGGGCTGCCCGAGTGAGCAACGAGGACGCGCGTCTGGTCAAGCTGCGTGTGCAGGCAGTCATTGAAGCACTGCTCCTTACGGACAAGGCTAGAGCGGCACTGCCGCCTGACTTCTCTAGTCTTAACGCCGGCACAATGCGGTCGCGCAGCCTTGTGATATTCGGCTGCTGGTTGTTTTCCCACATCGCCCACCACAGCCCTAACGCAGACCTAGTCTCAAACGTGCTGCGCGACATGAAGTGGGCTGCCAGACTCTTGAATGCGCTTGCGATGGTAGCCTCGTACTTCGTCACAACCACATATGGTCACCGCTATCCTTTCGTCGTTATCTCGCTCCTGTATTCCTTATTCGTAACTGCACAGTCGATGTTGACTCTTAGCGCGCTCTTAACGCCACTTGCCTGGTCAATCGCCGTCGCTTACACGCTGTTCAACATGGCCTACGTATCTCTCTACATACACACTGTGGACACATTCCCTGCGCATGTGCGAAATACCGGATTCTCTGTAGCACATATGGGTGGTTCTCTAGGTGCCATGTTGGCGGGTCTTGTGAAGCAGGTAGAAATACGGTTGCCGCCCAATATGAAGGCTTTACCAAGAGCAGCTATAGGTATGGGTATTGCTGGGCTGTCCGTGGGAGTGCTGTTTCTGCCAAAAGACGTCGCCGGAGGACCACTTGATGAGCCTAAAGACAATGCTTCCCCGCTTGGCAGATTGAGTATGCTCGCTGTAACACCCGACCAGCCGAAGTTCAGCGACACTAGCCGTCAAGCGAGTGGTAAACCAACAACTTAA